In the genome of Patescibacteria group bacterium, one region contains:
- a CDS encoding four helix bundle protein yields the protein MSVKNFYELTAWQKARELTKDVYRNTKNFPKEELYGITSQSRRAIVSVCSNIAEGFGRFFYKDKKRFYYQARGSIQEVQSLLINSYDLEYISKETYIDLFKKGVSVLKLINGLIASVKLKLSPSDQ from the coding sequence CAAAAGGCTAGAGAATTAACTAAGGATGTTTATAGAAATACGAAAAATTTTCCCAAAGAAGAACTTTATGGAATTACCAGTCAAAGCCGACGGGCTATTGTTTCTGTTTGCTCCAACATCGCTGAAGGTTTTGGCAGGTTTTTTTATAAAGATAAAAAAAGATTTTATTATCAAGCCAGAGGCTCAATTCAAGAGGTTCAATCCTTATTAATAAATTCTTACGATCTAGAATACATCTCAAAAGAAACATATATTGATTTATTCAAAAAAGGTGTATCTGTTTTAAAATTAATAAATGGCCTTATTGCGTCAGTTAAACTTAAACTCAGCCCTAGTGACCAGTGA